In Rhizobiales bacterium NRL2, a genomic segment contains:
- a CDS encoding ABC transporter ATP-binding protein translates to MRGVGKRFGDFDALADIDIEFRAGEIHCLLGENGAGKSTLCNLIFGVHQPTAGEMRFEGAPYAPAGPREALENGIAMVHQHFSLVNELSVVDNLLLGRGLGRVDRAAYAARLAELSALYGLSLEPFRIVGDLSIGERQRVEIVKCLMREPRLLILDEPTAVLLPDEIAALIETCRRVAAEGTAVVLVTHKLAEIKQVASRVSVLRAGHIATTSDNPSGEIDRLVKAMIRRDAGSLDASMMSTLGMGGDTAAPRARRRMSDAGGLALQVDGVSFRDAGGAQRLDNVTLTVRPGEIVGVAGVEGNGQSELGSILAGLAHPSAGRWFAGDSELTRATPSRITAAGVGIVPEDRHLVAAADDMSLAETMLNNRMGAHTRFGLIDRRSVRAEAADLIERFDVRAAGPDVRFGSLSGGNQQKAVLARELTMPGLKFMLAAQPTRGLDVGAVEAVYGLIRAACEKGAGVLLISSELDEILAVADRVLVMYRGRIVNERPADPSEKDAIGAMMAGQGA, encoded by the coding sequence ATGCGCGGCGTCGGCAAGCGCTTCGGCGATTTCGACGCGCTTGCCGATATCGACATCGAATTCCGCGCCGGCGAGATCCACTGCCTGCTGGGCGAAAACGGCGCCGGCAAGTCGACGCTCTGCAATCTGATTTTCGGCGTCCATCAGCCGACGGCGGGGGAGATGCGTTTCGAAGGCGCGCCCTATGCGCCGGCCGGACCGCGCGAGGCGCTGGAGAACGGCATCGCCATGGTTCACCAGCATTTCAGCCTGGTGAACGAGCTCTCGGTGGTGGACAACCTGCTACTGGGCCGGGGGCTGGGCCGGGTCGACCGCGCCGCCTATGCCGCGCGGCTGGCCGAGCTCTCGGCGCTCTACGGTCTCAGTCTCGAGCCGTTCCGCATCGTCGGCGACCTGTCGATTGGGGAGCGCCAGCGTGTCGAGATCGTGAAATGCCTGATGCGCGAGCCCCGGCTGCTGATCCTGGACGAACCTACCGCCGTCCTGCTACCCGACGAGATCGCCGCGCTGATCGAAACCTGCCGCCGGGTCGCCGCCGAAGGCACGGCGGTCGTGCTGGTCACGCACAAGCTGGCGGAGATCAAGCAGGTGGCCAGCCGGGTCTCGGTGCTGCGCGCGGGACATATCGCGACGACCTCCGATAACCCGTCCGGCGAGATCGACCGGCTGGTGAAGGCGATGATCCGCCGCGACGCCGGAAGCCTGGACGCCTCGATGATGTCGACCCTGGGCATGGGCGGCGATACGGCCGCGCCCAGGGCTCGCCGCAGGATGTCGGACGCCGGGGGGCTCGCCCTGCAGGTCGATGGCGTCTCCTTCAGGGACGCCGGCGGCGCGCAACGGCTCGACAATGTGACGCTCACGGTGCGGCCGGGCGAGATCGTCGGCGTCGCCGGCGTCGAAGGCAACGGCCAGAGCGAACTGGGCAGTATCCTCGCCGGTCTGGCGCATCCGAGCGCGGGGCGCTGGTTCGCAGGCGACAGTGAGCTGACAAGAGCCACGCCGTCCCGGATCACGGCCGCCGGTGTCGGCATCGTGCCCGAGGACCGCCACCTCGTCGCCGCCGCGGACGACATGAGCCTCGCCGAGACCATGCTGAACAACAGGATGGGCGCACACACGCGCTTCGGGCTGATCGACCGGCGTTCGGTCCGTGCGGAAGCCGCCGATCTGATCGAGCGCTTCGACGTGCGCGCCGCCGGGCCCGACGTCCGCTTCGGCAGCCTCTCGGGCGGCAATCAGCAGAAGGCGGTGCTGGCGCGGGAACTGACCATGCCGGGACTGAAATTCATGCTGGCCGCGCAGCCGACCCGCGGCCTCGACGTCGGCGCGGTGGAAGCGGTCTACGGCCTGATTCGCGCCGCCTGCGAGAAGGGCGCGGGCGTGCTCCTGATCTCCTCGGAACTGGACGAGATCCTGGCCGTGGCCGACCGGGTGCTGGTGATGTACCGCGGCCGTATCGTCAACGAACGACCCGCCGATCCGTCCGAGAAGGACGCCATCGGCGCCATGATGGCGGGGCAGGGCGCATGA
- a CDS encoding BMP family ABC transporter substrate-binding protein, which produces MNFTRRMFMAAAAAAMLVTGPALADEAKKVGILIPGSKSDKGWMESGYDGLVAAQEKYGDRLEVQMIENINYADMEQAITQLAIGNELVIGVGGQTQAAIYKIAPRFPDTSFSIVGGNEGEAPANIASYDVKQAEIAFVAGAAAAMLSTNGAVSYVGGMEIPSIVNAGAEFGNGARYINPDIKYFENYTGDFDDVAKSKEATLAAIAQGADVHYHILNLGLRGMEQAAREKSTHIIGSYTDRCGSDPLYVAYSITGVGFQVRYAIDELMAGEWAPGYKPFGLAMGPEASDIAVCESSAEMMEKLEQIKADIQAGRIKVLEG; this is translated from the coding sequence ATGAATTTCACCCGACGCATGTTCATGGCGGCTGCCGCCGCCGCGATGCTGGTCACGGGGCCGGCGCTCGCCGATGAGGCGAAGAAGGTCGGAATCCTCATTCCGGGATCGAAGTCGGACAAGGGCTGGATGGAGTCCGGTTATGACGGTCTCGTCGCCGCACAGGAAAAGTACGGCGACAGGCTGGAAGTCCAGATGATCGAGAACATCAACTACGCCGACATGGAGCAGGCCATCACCCAGCTCGCCATCGGCAACGAACTGGTGATCGGCGTCGGCGGCCAGACCCAGGCGGCGATCTACAAGATCGCGCCGCGCTTCCCCGACACGAGCTTCTCCATCGTCGGCGGTAACGAGGGCGAGGCCCCGGCCAACATCGCCAGCTACGACGTCAAGCAGGCCGAGATCGCCTTCGTCGCCGGCGCCGCCGCGGCGATGCTCTCGACCAACGGCGCGGTCAGCTATGTCGGCGGTATGGAGATCCCCTCCATCGTCAACGCCGGCGCCGAGTTCGGCAACGGCGCGCGCTACATCAACCCCGACATCAAGTACTTCGAGAACTACACCGGCGACTTCGACGACGTGGCCAAGTCCAAGGAGGCGACCCTGGCCGCCATCGCCCAGGGTGCGGATGTCCACTACCACATCCTCAATCTCGGACTGCGCGGCATGGAGCAGGCGGCCCGGGAGAAGAGCACCCACATCATCGGCAGCTACACCGACCGCTGCGGCTCCGATCCTCTGTATGTCGCCTATTCGATCACCGGCGTCGGCTTCCAGGTGCGCTACGCCATCGACGAGCTGATGGCGGGCGAATGGGCCCCCGGCTACAAGCCCTTCGGCCTCGCCATGGGCCCGGAAGCTTCCGACATCGCCGTCTGCGAGAGCTCGGCTGAAATGATGGAGAAGCTGGAGCAGATCAAGGCCGACATCCAGGCCGGCAGGATCAAGGTTCTGGAAGGGTGA
- a CDS encoding molybdate ABC transporter substrate-binding protein, with translation MRLFSGRGIVRALAACLLALGLVTTVRAAEPVTVFAAASLRNAMDAAMAAWRAEAGQPAIAAYAGSSALARQIQQGAPADIFVSANPDWMDVLEQDGLIRAGTRVDLLTNAIVLIAHGREAGPVDVGPSLDLPALLGDGRLAMALVEAVPAGVYGRAALENLGLWDKIEARVVQAPNVRAALALVATGEAPYGIVYRTDAAASDNVSVVGTFAAGTHPPIVYPAAVTAESGNRHAAAFLAFLKGPAARAIFERHGFGVIR, from the coding sequence ATGCGCCTGTTCTCCGGACGCGGAATCGTGCGTGCACTGGCCGCGTGCCTGCTGGCGCTGGGTCTCGTGACCACGGTTCGCGCTGCCGAACCGGTCACGGTCTTCGCCGCGGCCAGCCTGCGGAACGCGATGGACGCGGCGATGGCGGCCTGGCGGGCAGAAGCCGGGCAGCCGGCGATCGCCGCCTATGCCGGCAGTTCCGCCCTCGCCCGTCAGATACAGCAAGGCGCCCCGGCCGACATATTCGTCTCCGCCAATCCAGACTGGATGGACGTGCTGGAACAGGATGGCCTGATCCGCGCCGGAACACGTGTCGATCTGCTGACCAACGCCATCGTCCTGATCGCCCATGGCCGCGAGGCCGGGCCGGTCGACGTGGGACCATCGCTCGATCTCCCCGCACTGCTGGGTGACGGGCGGCTGGCGATGGCGCTGGTCGAGGCGGTCCCCGCAGGCGTCTACGGCCGCGCCGCGCTGGAAAATCTCGGCTTGTGGGACAAGATTGAGGCCCGTGTCGTCCAGGCGCCGAACGTCCGCGCCGCCCTTGCACTGGTCGCCACCGGCGAAGCGCCATACGGCATCGTCTACCGCACCGATGCAGCCGCCAGCGACAACGTCTCGGTCGTCGGAACCTTCGCCGCCGGGACCCACCCGCCCATCGTCTATCCGGCGGCCGTGACGGCGGAGAGCGGCAATCGCCACGCCGCAGCCTTCCTCGCGTTCCTCAAGGGCCCGGCGGCACGCGCGATTTTCGAGCGACACGGTTTCGGCGTGATCAGGTAG
- a CDS encoding molybdate ABC transporter permease produces the protein MDWLGPDAWQAVALSIRVAFWATLASLPLAVATALLLARGRFPGRQILNVIVHLPLVMPPVVTGYLLLLTFGRRGAVGSFLAEHFDIVFAFRWTGAALAAAVMGFPLMVRAIRIAVEAVDPGLEQAAGTLGANRCWVFLTVTLPMILPGVIAGALLTFAKAMGEFGATITFVSSIPGETQTIASAVYTFLQVPGGEPAALRLVVVSIVISMGALLVSETLAQRATRRAQGQ, from the coding sequence ATGGACTGGCTTGGACCCGACGCCTGGCAGGCGGTGGCGCTTTCGATCAGGGTCGCCTTCTGGGCGACGCTGGCGAGCCTGCCGCTCGCGGTTGCGACGGCGCTGCTGCTGGCGCGGGGCCGGTTTCCCGGCCGCCAGATATTGAACGTCATCGTCCATCTGCCGCTGGTCATGCCGCCCGTGGTGACGGGCTATCTGCTGTTGCTGACCTTCGGCCGAAGGGGTGCGGTCGGCTCGTTCCTGGCCGAGCACTTCGACATCGTCTTCGCCTTCCGCTGGACCGGCGCAGCCCTGGCCGCCGCCGTCATGGGCTTCCCTCTGATGGTGCGGGCAATCCGCATCGCGGTGGAGGCGGTGGACCCGGGTCTGGAGCAGGCGGCCGGTACGCTGGGCGCCAACCGCTGCTGGGTCTTCCTCACCGTGACCCTGCCCATGATCCTGCCCGGCGTCATCGCCGGCGCGCTGCTCACCTTCGCCAAGGCGATGGGCGAGTTCGGCGCGACCATCACCTTCGTTTCCAGCATCCCCGGCGAGACGCAGACCATAGCCTCAGCCGTCTACACCTTCCTGCAAGTGCCGGGCGGCGAGCCGGCGGCGCTCCGGCTGGTCGTCGTCTCCATCGTCATCTCCATGGGCGCACTGCTGGTCTCCGAGACGCTGGCACAGCGCGCCACGCGGCGGGCGCAAGGCCAATGA
- a CDS encoding molybdenum ABC transporter ATP-binding protein, translating into MTLSVALRHRFPGFELDVAFEAPAGVTALFGRSGAGKTTVVNAVAGLLRPQAGRVAVNGWELFDTESGLWLPPHRRRVGYVFQDGRLFPHLSVARNLRYGRWFAGRRAEDDRFDDIVDMLGIEPLLARRPGALSGGEKQRVAIGRALLAAPRLLLMDEPLASLDEARKAEILPYLERLRDRTEVPVLYVSHSVPEVARLATTVVTLRDGRVAAAGPAAAVLSEPDSIPDLGVREAGAIIPATVVAHHADGLTEFEAAGGRLLLPRIEAEPGRRIAVRIHAQDVILSRTRPEGLSALNILAGRVAAVRRGEGPGVMVQLDCGGERLLARLTRRSAETLELAPGAPCYAILKSVAVARGDVWAPMSG; encoded by the coding sequence ATGACCCTCTCGGTCGCGCTCCGCCATCGCTTCCCGGGCTTCGAGCTCGACGTCGCCTTCGAGGCGCCGGCGGGCGTGACGGCCCTGTTCGGGCGCTCCGGCGCCGGCAAGACCACCGTGGTCAACGCCGTCGCCGGCCTGCTCAGACCGCAGGCGGGAAGGGTCGCCGTCAATGGCTGGGAACTGTTCGACACCGAAAGCGGCCTCTGGCTGCCGCCGCACCGGCGCCGTGTCGGCTATGTCTTCCAAGACGGGCGGCTGTTCCCGCATCTCAGCGTGGCGCGGAACCTGCGCTACGGCCGCTGGTTCGCGGGCAGACGCGCAGAAGACGACAGGTTTGACGATATCGTCGACATGCTGGGGATCGAGCCGCTGCTGGCGCGGCGGCCGGGCGCCCTTTCGGGGGGCGAGAAGCAACGGGTGGCGATCGGAAGGGCGCTGCTGGCCGCGCCGCGCCTGCTGCTGATGGACGAGCCCCTGGCCTCCCTCGACGAGGCGCGCAAGGCCGAGATCCTGCCCTATCTGGAACGCCTGCGGGACCGCACCGAGGTTCCCGTTCTCTATGTCAGCCATTCGGTGCCGGAGGTGGCGCGGCTGGCGACGACGGTGGTCACCCTGCGCGACGGCCGGGTCGCCGCCGCCGGGCCAGCCGCCGCCGTCCTTTCGGAACCCGACAGCATCCCCGATCTGGGTGTGCGGGAGGCGGGCGCGATCATCCCCGCGACCGTCGTCGCCCATCACGCCGATGGACTGACCGAGTTCGAGGCGGCCGGCGGGCGGCTGCTGCTGCCGCGCATCGAGGCCGAGCCGGGGCGGCGCATCGCCGTCCGCATCCACGCCCAGGATGTGATCCTGTCTCGGACGCGGCCCGAAGGCCTGTCGGCGCTCAACATCCTCGCCGGCCGCGTCGCCGCGGTCCGCCGGGGCGAAGGTCCCGGGGTGATGGTGCAGCTCGACTGCGGCGGAGAGCGTCTGCTGGCGCGGCTGACGCGGCGTTCGGCCGAGACGCTTGAGCTTGCGCCCGGCGCCCCGTGCTATGCCATCCTGAAATCCGTCGCCGTCGCACGCGGCGACGTCTGGGCGCCCATGTCCGGCTGA
- a CDS encoding sodium:calcium antiporter, whose translation MSFLELAAGLVLLVLGGDMLVRGAVGLARRLGVSPLLIGLTLVGFGTSMPELVTSVEAALVGSPGIAVGNVVGSNIANILLILGLAALIRPVQASLNSLRRDGVVMTIAAIACAAVVLYGEMSRLVGVGLIAGLIVYLIVAYRAERTVPGLAAEVDLPAPAPLRSERLWVAGPLFLGGLALTVFGAKMLVAAAIDLAQLAGVSEATIGLTVVAVGTSLPELVTSVVAAIRRQGDVALGNILGSNIYNIFGILGVTAILQPIAVPEVIAAFDIWAMLAATVAMMVMAVTGLRVNRFEGGALLAGYMAYIGLVVIQT comes from the coding sequence ATGAGCTTCCTCGAACTCGCCGCCGGTCTGGTTCTTCTCGTTCTGGGCGGCGACATGCTCGTCCGCGGCGCCGTCGGCCTCGCCCGCCGGCTCGGCGTCTCGCCCCTGCTCATCGGCCTCACCCTTGTCGGTTTCGGCACCTCCATGCCGGAACTCGTCACCAGCGTGGAGGCCGCCCTGGTCGGCTCGCCCGGTATCGCCGTCGGCAATGTCGTCGGCAGCAATATTGCCAACATCCTGCTGATCCTGGGTCTCGCCGCGCTGATCCGGCCCGTCCAGGCCAGCCTGAACTCGCTGCGCCGCGATGGCGTGGTCATGACCATCGCCGCCATCGCCTGCGCCGCCGTGGTGCTGTACGGGGAAATGAGCCGCCTGGTCGGCGTCGGTCTGATCGCCGGCCTCATCGTCTATCTGATCGTCGCCTATCGCGCCGAGCGCACCGTGCCCGGCCTTGCCGCCGAGGTGGACCTGCCGGCGCCGGCGCCGCTCCGGTCGGAGCGGTTATGGGTAGCCGGGCCGCTCTTCCTGGGCGGTCTGGCGCTGACGGTCTTCGGCGCGAAGATGCTGGTGGCCGCCGCCATCGACCTGGCGCAGCTGGCAGGCGTCTCCGAGGCGACGATCGGGCTCACCGTCGTCGCGGTCGGCACCTCGCTGCCCGAGCTGGTGACCTCCGTCGTCGCGGCCATCCGGCGTCAGGGCGACGTCGCGCTCGGTAACATCCTGGGCAGCAACATCTACAACATCTTCGGCATCCTGGGCGTCACCGCGATCCTGCAACCCATCGCCGTGCCCGAGGTGATCGCGGCGTTCGACATCTGGGCGATGCTCGCCGCGACCGTGGCGATGATGGTCATGGCGGTCACCGGACTCCGGGTGAACCGCTTCGAGGGCGGCGCGCTGCTGGCCGGCTACATGGCCTATATCGGACTGGTCGTGATCCAGACATAG
- a CDS encoding lipase — translation MSALDRIDPESREGLKVLLEAMPGGLNGIAEIGARRRKLSDTMREMTAHIEPNPNVSIEDRTIPGPQGAPDVAVRIYRPVGAGGPLPAVCYIHGGGMIMGDLQMGELSAIRMCEVSQAVFVSVDYRLAPEDPYPAAVEDCYAALKWMADNAEELGIRRDRLAINGGSAGGGLTIATALMARDRGGPGLCFMMPFYPMIDDRNETPSSHEIVDIGVWDRPGNLEAWDWYLGGKPADGYAAPARMENLAGLPPTYMDVGDMDLFRDENIAFAQRLIQAGVPCEFHLWPGAFHASETFAPGAKLSRRIWAARLDALKRALDG, via the coding sequence ATGTCGGCACTGGACCGGATCGATCCGGAATCGCGGGAGGGCCTGAAGGTCCTGCTTGAGGCGATGCCCGGCGGACTGAACGGCATTGCCGAGATCGGCGCACGGCGGCGGAAGCTGAGCGACACGATGCGGGAGATGACCGCCCACATCGAGCCGAACCCGAACGTCTCGATCGAGGACCGCACCATCCCCGGGCCCCAGGGCGCGCCGGACGTCGCGGTGCGCATCTACCGGCCCGTCGGGGCCGGGGGGCCGCTGCCCGCCGTCTGCTACATCCATGGCGGCGGCATGATCATGGGCGACCTCCAGATGGGCGAACTCTCGGCCATCCGCATGTGCGAGGTCAGCCAGGCGGTCTTCGTCTCGGTCGACTACCGGCTGGCGCCGGAGGATCCCTACCCGGCGGCGGTCGAGGACTGTTATGCCGCGCTGAAATGGATGGCGGACAATGCCGAAGAACTCGGCATCCGGCGCGACCGCCTCGCGATCAACGGCGGCAGCGCCGGTGGCGGACTGACCATCGCGACGGCGCTGATGGCCCGCGACCGCGGCGGTCCGGGGCTCTGCTTCATGATGCCATTCTATCCGATGATCGACGACCGCAACGAAACACCGTCCAGCCACGAGATCGTCGACATCGGCGTCTGGGACCGGCCCGGAAATCTGGAAGCCTGGGACTGGTACCTGGGCGGCAAACCGGCCGACGGCTACGCCGCGCCGGCCCGAATGGAGAACCTCGCCGGCCTGCCGCCGACCTACATGGACGTCGGCGACATGGACCTCTTCCGCGACGAGAACATCGCCTTCGCGCAGCGTCTGATTCAGGCGGGCGTCCCCTGCGAGTTCCATCTCTGGCCCGGCGCCTTCCACGCTTCGGAGACCTTTGCGCCCGGGGCGAAGCTCAGCCGCCGGATATGGGCGGCGCGGCTCGACGCGCTGAAGCGCGCGCTGGACGGCTGA
- the gabD gene encoding succinate-semialdehyde dehydrogenase (NADP(+)) (catalyzes the formation of succinate from succinate semialdehyde; NADP dependent): MFIQGAWTEAASGKTFSVVNPATGETIKEVPDGDREAARRAIDAAHGAFRDWAGTTAYHRAEVLRRAYDLMIERKEHLARTMTEEQGKPLRAARTEVQYGADFLLWFSEEAKRNYGETIPSPRADQRFIVLHQPVGVVAAITPWNYPVSMITRKVGPALAAGCTVVLKPAEATPLCAIEVFKILTEAGVPDGVINLVTALDPKPIGEEFTTNPKVRKLTFTGSTAVGRMLAGQAAANMKRVSCELGGHAPFIVFKDADPVHAAKGAQLVKFLNTGQACISPNRLYVHSSQADAFTETLAGRVSKMKAGSGFDESVAIGPLVNAAAVDKVARQVDDAKAKGADVVLGGHRLTEGALGGGFFYAPTILHGVNNQMEIYREETFGPVAPIIPFDDEEEALSLANDTHYGLAAYVYTRDIGRAFRMFEGLDFGIIGINDINPSAAAAPFGGMKDSGLGREGAREGIAEYLETKLGGFSI; this comes from the coding sequence ATGTTCATTCAGGGCGCATGGACCGAGGCGGCCTCGGGCAAGACCTTCTCCGTCGTCAATCCGGCGACCGGCGAAACCATCAAGGAAGTGCCGGACGGCGACCGCGAGGCGGCCCGTCGCGCCATCGACGCCGCCCACGGCGCCTTCCGCGACTGGGCCGGAACCACGGCCTATCACCGCGCTGAAGTCCTGCGCCGGGCCTACGACCTGATGATCGAGCGCAAGGAGCACCTGGCGCGGACCATGACCGAAGAGCAGGGCAAGCCGCTCCGCGCCGCGCGCACCGAGGTCCAGTACGGCGCCGACTTCCTGCTCTGGTTCTCCGAGGAGGCCAAGCGGAACTACGGCGAGACCATCCCTTCGCCGCGGGCCGACCAGCGCTTCATCGTGCTGCATCAGCCGGTCGGCGTCGTGGCCGCGATCACGCCGTGGAACTACCCCGTCTCCATGATCACGCGGAAGGTCGGGCCGGCGCTGGCCGCGGGCTGCACGGTGGTGCTGAAGCCGGCGGAGGCGACGCCGCTCTGCGCCATCGAGGTCTTCAAGATCCTGACCGAGGCCGGCGTCCCGGACGGGGTGATCAACCTGGTTACGGCCCTGGATCCGAAACCCATCGGCGAGGAATTCACGACCAATCCCAAGGTGCGCAAGCTGACCTTCACCGGCTCCACCGCGGTCGGCCGCATGCTGGCCGGCCAGGCCGCGGCGAACATGAAGCGCGTCTCCTGCGAACTGGGGGGCCATGCGCCCTTCATCGTCTTCAAGGACGCGGACCCGGTTCATGCCGCCAAGGGCGCGCAGCTGGTGAAGTTCCTCAATACCGGTCAGGCCTGCATCAGCCCCAACAGGCTCTACGTCCACAGCTCCCAGGCCGACGCCTTCACCGAGACGCTGGCGGGTCGCGTGAGCAAGATGAAGGCAGGCTCCGGCTTCGACGAGAGTGTCGCCATCGGCCCGCTGGTCAATGCCGCCGCTGTCGACAAGGTGGCCCGTCAGGTCGACGACGCGAAGGCGAAGGGCGCGGACGTGGTCCTGGGTGGCCACCGTCTGACCGAGGGCGCGCTTGGCGGCGGTTTCTTCTACGCGCCGACGATCCTGCACGGCGTCAACAACCAGATGGAGATCTACCGCGAGGAGACCTTCGGCCCCGTCGCGCCGATCATTCCCTTCGATGACGAGGAGGAGGCGCTGAGCCTCGCCAACGACACCCATTACGGCCTCGCCGCCTATGTCTACACCCGCGATATCGGCCGCGCCTTCCGCATGTTCGAAGGGCTGGACTTCGGCATCATCGGGATCAACGACATCAATCCCAGCGCCGCGGCGGCGCCCTTCGGCGGCATGAAGGACTCGGGCCTGGGCCGCGAGGGCGCGCGCGAAGGCATCGCCGAGTACCTGGAGACGAAGCTGGGCGGTTTCTCGATCTAG
- a CDS encoding nitric oxide reductase large subunit: MPTRSLTRLWVALALILVASFSTLLLLGREIHREAPPIPEAVLSLDGATIYTREDIQTGRQVYQSMGGQQVGSIWGHGGYLAPDWSADWLHREAVTLLDMWAAREYGKAGFDALDAYQQGALKERLKQELRANTYDPETASIYVSEDRAAAIRTVAAHYVDLFGDAAALEALREDYAIPNGAIPDLERRQKLAAFFQWAAWATTTERPDSDVTYTANWPHEPLVGNAPSTPNIVWSIASIILLVAGIGALSWWHAARKHEPAPVPPTEDPLGLLNPTPSMRATAKYFWTVIALFCGQIALGAITAHYAVEGHDFYGYPLSEILPYAVTRTWHTQLAVFWIATAWLATGLYLAPALGGREPRFQKLGVDLLYVALVLVVVGSMAGEWLGVQQVLDLDTNFWFGHQGWEYVDLGRFWQIGLFTGLMLWLALVGRALWPALSHKGEAQPLIVILFLSTVAIGLFYGAGLTWGKHTHLSMIEYWRWWVVHLWVEGFFEVFATAAIALLTVKLGLVRARTANGAVLFATVIFLTGGVLGTLHHLYFSGTTTGVIAVGAVFSALEVVPLALVGHEAYENWKLTKSAPWVETYKWPLLFFVAVAFWNLVGAGLFGFLINPPISLYYVQGLNLTATHAHAALFGVYGLLGIGLMLFCLRGLFPRTAWSDRPLAWSFWLLNGGLAMMVLMSLFPVGIVQAWASVSEGLWYARSAEFLQQPLIHFLVWMRVPGDIVFSAGAGVLAVFAARLAFARLRQPRPAAPVDAAVEPGD; encoded by the coding sequence ATGCCGACCCGTTCGCTCACGCGTCTCTGGGTGGCCCTCGCGCTCATACTGGTGGCCTCGTTCAGCACGCTGCTGCTGCTCGGACGGGAAATCCACCGGGAGGCCCCGCCCATCCCCGAAGCCGTTCTCAGCCTAGACGGCGCCACGATATACACCAGGGAAGACATCCAGACCGGCCGGCAGGTCTACCAGTCGATGGGCGGCCAGCAGGTCGGCTCGATCTGGGGCCATGGCGGCTACCTCGCCCCCGACTGGTCGGCCGACTGGCTGCACCGGGAGGCAGTGACGCTGCTCGACATGTGGGCGGCCCGCGAATACGGCAAGGCCGGTTTCGACGCGCTCGACGCCTATCAGCAGGGTGCGCTCAAGGAACGCCTGAAGCAGGAACTCAGGGCCAACACCTACGATCCGGAAACCGCATCGATCTACGTATCCGAGGACCGTGCGGCGGCCATCCGGACTGTCGCGGCGCACTACGTCGACCTGTTCGGCGACGCGGCGGCGCTGGAGGCGCTCAGAGAAGACTACGCCATCCCCAACGGCGCGATTCCGGACCTGGAGCGGCGCCAGAAGCTGGCAGCCTTCTTCCAGTGGGCGGCCTGGGCCACCACGACCGAAAGACCGGACAGCGACGTCACCTATACGGCCAACTGGCCGCACGAGCCGCTGGTCGGGAACGCGCCGTCGACACCGAACATCGTCTGGTCGATCGCCAGCATCATCCTGCTGGTGGCCGGCATCGGCGCACTGTCCTGGTGGCACGCCGCGCGCAAGCACGAGCCGGCGCCCGTACCGCCGACCGAGGATCCGCTCGGACTGCTGAACCCGACGCCCTCGATGCGGGCGACGGCGAAGTATTTCTGGACCGTGATCGCCCTGTTCTGCGGCCAGATCGCGCTCGGCGCGATCACCGCGCACTACGCGGTGGAAGGCCATGATTTCTACGGCTACCCGCTGTCCGAGATCCTGCCTTATGCCGTGACCCGCACCTGGCACACGCAGCTCGCCGTGTTCTGGATCGCCACGGCCTGGCTGGCCACAGGCCTCTACCTGGCGCCTGCGCTGGGCGGACGCGAGCCGCGTTTCCAGAAGCTCGGCGTCGATCTGCTCTACGTGGCGCTGGTGCTGGTCGTCGTCGGATCGATGGCCGGCGAGTGGCTGGGCGTGCAGCAGGTCCTCGACCTCGACACCAACTTCTGGTTCGGCCATCAGGGCTGGGAATATGTCGATCTCGGCCGCTTCTGGCAGATCGGACTGTTCACGGGCCTGATGCTCTGGCTGGCGCTGGTGGGCCGGGCGCTCTGGCCGGCCCTCAGCCACAAGGGCGAAGCGCAGCCGCTGATCGTCATCCTGTTCCTGTCGACGGTCGCGATCGGCCTGTTCTACGGAGCCGGCCTGACCTGGGGCAAGCACACCCACCTGTCGATGATCGAGTACTGGCGCTGGTGGGTGGTGCACCTGTGGGTGGAGGGCTTCTTCGAGGTCTTCGCCACGGCGGCCATCGCCCTGCTGACCGTCAAGCTCGGCCTGGTCCGGGCCCGGACGGCCAACGGCGCGGTGCTGTTCGCCACGGTGATCTTCCTCACCGGCGGCGTGCTCGGCACCCTGCACCATCTCTACTTCTCGGGCACCACCACCGGCGTCATCGCCGTCGGCGCGGTGTTCTCCGCCCTGGAAGTGGTGCCGCTGGCGCTGGTCGGCCACGAGGCCTACGAGAACTGGAAGCTGACGAAATCGGCCCCCTGGGTGGAGACCTACAAGTGGCCGCTCCTGTTCTTCGTCGCGGTCGCCTTCTGGAACCTAGTGGGCGCCGGCCTGTTCGGCTTCCTCATCAACCCGCCGATCTCGCTCTACTACGTACAGGGCCTCAACCTGACGGCGACCCACGCTCACGCCGCCCTGTTCGGGGTCTACGGCCTGCTGGGCATCGGCCTGATGCTGTTCTGCCTGCGCGGGCTGTTCCCGCGCACGGCCTGGAGCGACAGGCCACTGGCGTGGTCCTTCTGGCTGCTCAACGGCGGCCTGGCGATGATGGTGCTGATGAGCCTGTTCCCCGTCGGCATCGTCCAGGCCTGGGCGAGCGTTTCGGAGGGGCTGTGGTACGCCCGTTCGGCGGAGTTCCTGCAGCAGCCGCTGATCCACTTCCTGGTGTGGATGCGGGTGCCGGGCGACATCGTCTTCAGCGCCGGCGCCGGCGTGCTGGCGGTGTTCGCCGCGCGGCTCGCCTTCGCACGGCTGAGACAGCCCCGGCCTGCAGCGCCCGTTGACGCCGCGGTCGAACCCGGCGACTGA